Part of the Thermoplasmata archaeon genome, GTGAGCGCCGGGAGGATGTTCCGGCGGGTTTGTGGGATAAAAGCTCTTTGCTATCGGACGGTTAAGATTGCTATAGGAAGAATTCTCCATTTCACTAAGGCAAACAAGTCATCTCCCATCGGCCCCGCCATGCACCGAGAAAACATATGATTTCACTTCTGCAATAGGTATGGCAATTCGGAGAGACCATGAAGGATAATGTCCGGCTCGGGCTCTCCGATGCGGAGGCCCCTTCTGGACCTGTTGAGCCAGACCGTTCTGATTCCAGCTGCTCTCGCGCCGGGAATGTCGACTTCGGGCGTGTCTCCGATAAATAAGGTTTTTTCAGGCGATGCTCCCGCGGCTTTCAGAGCGTATCGGAAGATTCGGGGGCTGGGCTTGTAGGCGCGAGCTGTCTGGGAGGTCACCACGGCCTCAAAGTCTAGACCCTCTCGCTTCAGAATATCAATCAGGGGATAGTTGTCTGAGTTGGAGACCACCCCGAGCGTCATTGTTTCTGGCATTGCCTCGAGCGCCGGGTGGACATCGCTGAAGACCCCCGCCTTTCTGGTCAGTTCCACCCAGAGCTCCACCCCTCTCTCCGCATCGCCCTCTATCCCGAAACGCTCAAAGGTCTCCCGAAGGCTGCGCACATTGAGCTGGAGCTGCGTCACAAATGGCTCGTGACGGAAGTCCCTCCCTGCCGCCCAGAGCAGATTCACCCTCTCCCTGCTGTCCCAGTACGCGTGGAACTCGTTCTCTAGCTTTTCCCGCTCTGCAAACGCCCTTTCTGGTTTCCTATCTCTGAGAATTCTTCTCACGCACTCAAGGTGGACGCCCGTTACGTCCAGAATTGTCCCGTATGCATCGAAAAACACTGCGGTGACTTCTCCCGGAATTCCACCGCTCCCTCTGCTCTCGCACGCCGGTGCCACCCCGGCTACTTTGAGTTTCTCCTCTTCCTCTCCCCTCAAATCCATTCCCTAAGCCCCCCGGTGTGCGCCCACTCAGCCTGCTAGCTCCTTCTTCAGTCTCTCTATCACCTTCACGGGCGTGGGGTCCATCCCTCTTAGAATGGCAAGATAGAACGAGACAAAGTCCCCCACGAGAAGAGCGGTGAGCAGTCTCGCCAGAGCTCCTTCCCCACGCGAGCGGACCTCGGTCACGAACCGGGCCCTGTCCAGCCCCAGTTTTCTTGTCAGCTCCACTCGCTTAGCGACCCGCGGGTGCTCCTTCCGGTCTCGCAGGATAACCACCGCGCACTCACCGGCCCTCGGGTCCTCTGACCACGCGACGAGGTCGTTGTGGTCCATCTCCGGGAGAAAGT contains:
- a CDS encoding HAD family hydrolase, coding for MDLRGEEEEKLKVAGVAPACESRGSGGIPGEVTAVFFDAYGTILDVTGVHLECVRRILRDRKPERAFAEREKLENEFHAYWDSRERVNLLWAAGRDFRHEPFVTQLQLNVRSLRETFERFGIEGDAERGVELWVELTRKAGVFSDVHPALEAMPETMTLGVVSNSDNYPLIDILKREGLDFEAVVTSQTARAYKPSPRIFRYALKAAGASPEKTLFIGDTPEVDIPGARAAGIRTVWLNRSRRGLRIGEPEPDIILHGLSELPYLLQK